A single window of Fischerella sp. PCC 9605 DNA harbors:
- a CDS encoding DUF4385 domain-containing protein produces MAFDYSLDFQNIDFRQHPELYRVGKGEQGVLLVEPYKSEILPHWRFKTPEVARESSQKIYEMFLAYLEQDDFVGADMARKFLQMGYTRARRYANHKSGRKYKNNPQKASSTEEQIQLRKDVLPYEVDPIKAESAAIFKEKWMQAKTNEKYLQLLAKHKENILTGSK; encoded by the coding sequence ATGGCGTTTGATTATTCTTTAGATTTTCAGAACATCGATTTCCGACAACATCCAGAACTCTACCGTGTTGGCAAAGGTGAGCAGGGTGTACTTTTAGTAGAACCATATAAATCAGAAATTCTTCCACACTGGCGCTTCAAAACACCAGAAGTGGCCAGAGAGTCTAGCCAAAAAATCTATGAAATGTTTCTTGCTTATCTTGAGCAAGATGATTTTGTTGGCGCAGACATGGCGCGAAAATTTTTACAAATGGGTTATACCAGAGCGCGTCGCTATGCGAATCACAAAAGCGGCAGAAAATATAAAAACAATCCGCAAAAAGCAAGCTCAACAGAAGAACAAATACAATTAAGAAAAGATGTTTTACCTTATGAAGTAGATCCAATCAAAGCTGAATCAGCCGCAATATTTAAAGAAAAATGGATGCAAGCTAAGACTAACGAGAAATATCTCCAGCTTTTAGCAAAGCATAAAGAAAACATTCTAACTGGCAGTAAATAG
- a CDS encoding VOC family protein, whose product MLSSPQSLTSILTQGDLRRVHHIALNVKDMQASRQFYGIILGLHELTGDEVPATLKDLVAQGKVANFVTPDGTILDLFWEPELSPPDPNPERTFTRAYHLAFDIDPLSFDRAVEVLRQNQIAIAHGPVTRPTGRGVYFYDPDGFMIEIRCDPV is encoded by the coding sequence ATGCTATCTAGCCCCCAATCACTTACAAGTATCCTTACTCAGGGTGACTTACGTCGCGTGCATCACATTGCCTTGAATGTTAAAGATATGCAAGCTTCACGGCAGTTTTACGGCATTATCCTGGGTTTGCACGAATTAACAGGCGATGAAGTTCCCGCTACCTTGAAGGATTTAGTAGCGCAGGGCAAAGTAGCTAATTTTGTTACCCCTGATGGCACTATCCTAGATTTGTTCTGGGAACCAGAATTATCACCTCCAGATCCAAATCCAGAACGTACTTTTACCAGAGCTTATCATCTAGCTTTTGACATAGATCCGCTCAGTTTTGACCGTGCTGTTGAAGTACTCAGACAAAATCAAATCGCGATCGCCCACGGCCCAGTCACCCGTCCTACCGGACGCGGCGTTTACTTCTATGACCCCGATGGCTTTATGATAGAGATTCGCTGCGATCCTGTTTGA
- a CDS encoding DUF4278 domain-containing protein has protein sequence MPLLFLIPLFTGLVTAYIFKKSTDEIGQLIGVVAVISLALGLILAPWQVQLLLLVVVLVGTQKLLQQNEYKLRQQKKQQEQPNYNHSRQASSSEVQKMENEFTRKYRGVNY, from the coding sequence ATGCCTTTGTTGTTTCTGATACCACTTTTTACTGGTTTAGTAACTGCCTATATCTTCAAAAAAAGCACCGATGAAATCGGGCAGCTTATCGGTGTAGTCGCAGTTATTAGCCTAGCTTTAGGCTTGATATTAGCACCTTGGCAAGTGCAGCTTTTGTTGCTAGTAGTTGTCTTGGTTGGTACTCAAAAACTATTACAACAAAATGAGTACAAACTCAGACAGCAAAAAAAACAACAAGAGCAACCAAATTATAATCACAGCCGACAAGCAAGTAGTTCTGAGGTTCAAAAAATGGAGAATGAATTTACACGTAAGTATCGCGGTGTAAATTACTAG
- a CDS encoding CHAT domain-containing protein, with product MARKRSLFSTGVQFVLKGRLKAVSKKNFTPFYQTPLSLLRRGAGGEVTFKIGGRNYRRLVVLTLSVLFGLISTLSIPAWSNSKSPIPNSATRALQLAQEGQQLYNAGKFDEAAKLWQAAAKAYQQQGDREGMNKSLINQSQALQDLGLYPKACKTLLQAFAVDKPTCTQSQLNSFLTNISQKRDSLSLTQATGLRSLGEVLRKQGLLKESQKVLQLSLAVLNKSPESSAVLLSLGNTERALGNQIRDRWDYEQITAIIDQKSQDSALAPYQQAFKYYTQAATVASSPPVVKISAQLNHYKLLLENQKWWREQTSRRIVSWTRFGESQLIERAKDFLSQLESQLSQNAQTLQTQIESTLATVPPNRAVIYAQISFADCLIKTEQLDKAKPVLDAALQQARTLQDRRAETYVLGYLGQFYYQQKQLNQAIALTQQALALAQEQNVTGDAREITYLWQSQLGSLLREQRDTKGAIAAYTAAYNTLQSLRSDLNANNRDVQFDFLKEVKPVYIELADLLLQSKLGADELNSLVVSNPNITQAKFEQNQPKNRLEFARRVIESWQLAELDNFFQDPCSEETNIAIQIDDIDTQAAVIYPFIFKDRLEIILSLPGKPLQQFAIPVSEDKVNDTLDRLYDYLDNVTVNNSARNILATANPDPEELKENIQTLLPIFAQLYNWLIQPVETQLNTNQIKNLVFVLNGRLQKVPMAALYNGQQYLIEKYGVALVPSLQLIDPKLLKREKIKVLAAGVSKQVQIQGETFPALVNVPKELEEIKEAFPSSLKLLNQEFTTQTIQNQLKENFPVVHLATHGLFSSNPQKNFIITGDGKSISINELSNLLREQESNLELLVLSACETATGDERAMLGLAGTAVRSGARSTLATLWPVSDASTAQLMGEFYQELTKPGVKKLNALRIAQLSQIKSLRSKPLFDELKSLPPHPYFWASYVLVGNWQ from the coding sequence ATGGCAAGAAAACGGAGTCTATTTTCAACTGGAGTACAATTTGTTTTGAAAGGAAGGCTGAAGGCAGTCTCAAAGAAAAACTTCACCCCATTCTATCAGACACCCCTCTCCTTGCTAAGGAGAGGGGCAGGGGGTGAGGTTACTTTCAAGATAGGAGGCAGAAATTACCGTCGTCTAGTTGTCTTGACGCTTTCAGTTTTATTTGGACTGATTTCTACTCTGAGTATTCCAGCTTGGTCGAATTCCAAATCCCCGATTCCGAATTCTGCTACTCGTGCGCTACAACTGGCACAAGAAGGACAACAACTATATAATGCAGGCAAATTCGACGAAGCAGCAAAGCTTTGGCAAGCAGCGGCTAAAGCTTATCAGCAACAGGGCGATCGCGAGGGAATGAATAAGAGTCTGATTAACCAATCCCAGGCTCTCCAAGATTTAGGATTATATCCCAAAGCTTGCAAAACTTTACTCCAAGCTTTTGCTGTTGATAAACCAACCTGCACCCAATCGCAACTAAACAGTTTCCTCACGAATATTTCCCAAAAGCGAGACTCTCTTTCACTCACCCAAGCGACTGGCTTGCGTAGCCTTGGTGAAGTTCTCCGCAAACAGGGATTGCTCAAGGAATCTCAAAAAGTCTTGCAGTTGAGTTTAGCAGTACTGAATAAATCACCAGAATCGAGTGCTGTTTTGCTGAGTTTAGGCAACACCGAACGAGCTTTAGGCAACCAAATCCGCGATCGCTGGGATTACGAACAGATCACAGCCATCATCGACCAAAAATCCCAAGACTCTGCTCTCGCCCCTTACCAGCAAGCTTTCAAGTACTATACGCAAGCAGCAACTGTGGCATCATCTCCACCAGTGGTGAAAATTTCAGCACAACTCAATCACTATAAACTATTACTAGAAAACCAAAAATGGTGGAGAGAACAGACGAGTCGGCGCATCGTTTCTTGGACTAGATTTGGCGAATCCCAGTTGATTGAACGCGCCAAAGATTTTTTGTCTCAGTTGGAATCCCAACTCAGCCAAAATGCCCAAACTTTGCAAACTCAAATTGAATCTACCCTTGCCACTGTTCCTCCAAATCGTGCAGTCATCTATGCCCAGATTAGCTTTGCTGACTGTCTCATTAAAACCGAACAACTAGACAAAGCCAAACCTGTTTTGGATGCAGCACTGCAACAGGCACGTACTTTACAAGACCGACGGGCAGAAACTTACGTTTTGGGATATCTTGGTCAATTTTACTACCAACAAAAGCAGTTAAATCAGGCGATCGCCCTAACTCAGCAAGCCCTAGCGTTAGCTCAAGAACAAAATGTTACTGGAGATGCGCGAGAAATTACTTATTTATGGCAATCGCAGTTAGGTAGTTTGCTTAGAGAACAACGAGATACAAAAGGAGCGATCGCAGCTTACACAGCAGCCTATAACACTCTCCAGTCCCTCCGTAGCGATTTAAACGCCAACAATCGAGACGTTCAGTTTGACTTTCTCAAAGAAGTCAAACCCGTTTATATAGAACTAGCAGATTTGCTTTTGCAATCAAAACTGGGTGCAGATGAGCTAAATTCCCTAGTAGTGTCGAATCCCAATATTACCCAAGCAAAGTTTGAGCAGAACCAACCAAAAAACCGCTTAGAATTTGCCCGTAGAGTCATAGAATCTTGGCAATTAGCAGAATTAGATAACTTTTTTCAAGATCCATGTTCTGAGGAAACAAATATCGCCATTCAGATTGATGATATCGATACCCAAGCAGCTGTTATCTATCCTTTTATTTTTAAAGACCGCTTAGAAATTATCCTTTCCTTACCAGGAAAACCTCTACAGCAATTCGCAATTCCCGTCAGTGAAGATAAAGTAAATGACACGCTTGATCGGCTTTACGATTACTTAGACAATGTTACTGTTAATAACTCTGCTCGCAATATCCTAGCAACTGCCAACCCAGATCCAGAGGAATTAAAAGAAAATATCCAGACACTTTTACCAATTTTTGCACAGCTATACAACTGGTTAATTCAACCTGTCGAGACACAGTTAAATACCAATCAAATCAAAAATTTAGTTTTTGTGCTGAATGGTCGATTGCAAAAAGTGCCGATGGCAGCCCTATACAATGGTCAACAATATTTAATCGAAAAATATGGCGTTGCTTTGGTGCCAAGCCTGCAACTTATAGATCCGAAACTACTCAAGCGGGAAAAAATCAAAGTTTTAGCTGCTGGAGTCAGTAAGCAAGTTCAGATTCAAGGAGAAACTTTTCCCGCATTGGTGAATGTACCAAAGGAATTAGAAGAAATTAAAGAAGCTTTTCCTAGTTCTTTAAAGCTTCTCAATCAAGAGTTCACCACTCAAACTATCCAAAACCAGCTGAAAGAGAATTTCCCTGTTGTTCATCTAGCAACTCACGGCCTATTCAGTTCTAACCCCCAAAAGAATTTTATTATTACAGGGGATGGCAAAAGTATCAGTATTAATGAGTTGAGCAATTTATTGAGAGAACAAGAGAGTAATTTGGAATTACTGGTGCTAAGTGCTTGTGAAACTGCCACTGGTGATGAACGAGCGATGTTAGGTTTGGCAGGAACGGCTGTACGTTCTGGTGCACGCAGCACTCTTGCTACTCTCTGGCCTGTGAGTGATGCTTCTACCGCTCAACTTATGGGTGAATTCTATCAAGAACTCACAAAACCAGGAGTGAAAAAACTTAACGCTCTTAGGATAGCTCAATTGTCACAGATTAAGTCTCTTCGGAGTAAGCCGTTATTTGATGAATTGAAGTCTTTGCCTCCCCATCCTTATTTTTGGGCTTCTTATGTTTTGGTGGGTAATTGGCAATAA
- a CDS encoding DUF6887 family protein: MTTTNYEAMSLDELRQYVLSHREDIVAFQAYIDRSSAAGRMISIDLNDNNWEENLTEQIQQSTSVEGESE; this comes from the coding sequence ATGACAACCACTAATTATGAAGCAATGAGCCTTGATGAGTTAAGGCAATATGTGCTGAGTCATCGAGAAGATATCGTCGCTTTTCAGGCTTATATTGACCGTTCATCAGCTGCTGGACGGATGATCAGCATAGACTTAAATGACAATAATTGGGAAGAGAACCTAACTGAGCAGATTCAGCAAAGTACATCAGTTGAGGGTGAATCAGAGTAG
- a CDS encoding Tex family protein: MLNIPQLLATELNLKAYQVQNALELLAEGATIPFIARYRKERTGEMNEVQLRELADRYTYLTELEERKTVILNAIAEQGKLTDELKAKIAACLQKTELEDLYLPYRPKRRTRTTVAREKGLEPLAEFIKSLNTKNAAPIPLEAEAQKYISLEKGVKTAEEALKGAADILAEEVAEKAELRAYLREYLLEEGIFVSRIKDEHPEGTTKFEMYRNYQAKVKNIAPHNLLALCRGENEGVLSFDISFNEDMVLSYLESQEIRSKHRPIRNFYQEMVKDAFNRLMKTSLIGEVISEKKLYADIESIKTFEANLRELLLSAPAGMKPTMAIDPGFRTGCKVAILDETGKFLEYQAVFPHQALEQRAKSAQTLKNLIEKYKVELIAIGNGTASRETDEFVAEVLRTMERKPIKVIVNESGASIYSASKVAAQEFPDLDVTVRGAISIGRRLQDPLAELVKIDPKSIGVGQYQHDVDQKLLKKKLDETVESCVNYVGVDLNTASKELLTFVSGITPTVANNIVTYRNQHGAFKNRRELLKVPKLGPKAFEQAAGFLRIRGGENPLDNTAVHPESYSVVQAIAKDLAVPLQQVTQIAEKLNKTNLKKYVTDTVGEPTLRDILKELEKPGRDPRAEFKYATFQEGIKEISDLKVGMELEGIVTNVANFGAFVDIGVHQDGLVHISQLADRFVDDPKKIVKVGQVVKVRVLEVNEKLKRIGLSMKGVKQ; the protein is encoded by the coding sequence ATGCTGAACATTCCTCAATTACTGGCAACTGAACTCAACCTCAAAGCCTATCAGGTGCAAAACGCGCTGGAACTCCTGGCGGAGGGTGCAACAATTCCCTTTATTGCACGTTACCGTAAAGAACGCACTGGGGAAATGAATGAAGTCCAGCTGCGCGAATTGGCAGATAGATATACTTACTTAACGGAACTAGAAGAACGAAAAACGGTAATTTTAAATGCGATCGCCGAACAAGGTAAACTTACCGACGAACTCAAAGCAAAAATTGCAGCCTGTTTGCAAAAAACAGAGCTAGAAGATTTATATTTACCCTACCGTCCCAAGCGTCGCACCCGCACCACCGTTGCGAGAGAAAAAGGACTGGAACCTTTGGCAGAATTTATCAAGTCGCTGAATACCAAAAATGCTGCACCTATTCCTTTAGAAGCAGAAGCACAGAAGTATATTTCCCTAGAAAAGGGAGTCAAAACAGCAGAGGAAGCGCTAAAGGGTGCTGCTGACATCCTTGCAGAGGAAGTCGCGGAAAAAGCAGAGTTACGCGCATATCTGCGTGAATATTTGTTAGAAGAAGGGATATTTGTCTCTCGGATCAAAGATGAGCATCCTGAAGGAACGACGAAGTTCGAGATGTACCGTAACTATCAGGCAAAGGTAAAAAATATTGCACCTCACAATTTGCTAGCATTGTGTCGCGGTGAAAATGAAGGTGTGTTGAGTTTTGATATCTCCTTTAATGAAGATATGGTGCTTTCCTATTTAGAATCACAGGAAATTCGCTCCAAACATCGCCCTATCCGCAATTTTTACCAGGAAATGGTTAAAGATGCATTTAACCGTCTGATGAAAACTTCTTTGATCGGTGAGGTAATTTCAGAGAAGAAACTGTACGCTGACATTGAGTCGATCAAGACATTTGAAGCAAATTTGCGAGAATTGCTGCTGTCTGCACCTGCGGGGATGAAACCGACGATGGCGATAGATCCGGGGTTTAGAACTGGGTGTAAAGTTGCAATACTTGATGAAACGGGAAAATTTTTGGAATACCAGGCGGTATTTCCCCACCAAGCACTAGAACAACGTGCTAAGTCTGCACAAACTCTCAAAAATCTGATTGAAAAGTACAAGGTAGAGTTAATAGCTATTGGTAATGGTACAGCTTCCCGCGAAACAGACGAGTTTGTGGCGGAAGTGCTGCGAACTATGGAACGCAAACCAATTAAAGTTATTGTCAATGAGTCGGGTGCATCTATATATAGTGCTAGTAAAGTTGCAGCACAAGAATTTCCCGACTTAGATGTTACCGTGCGCGGAGCAATTAGTATCGGTCGCCGCTTGCAAGATCCCTTGGCGGAACTGGTGAAAATCGACCCCAAATCTATTGGTGTGGGACAATACCAACACGACGTGGATCAGAAGTTACTGAAAAAGAAATTGGATGAAACGGTAGAAAGCTGCGTTAACTACGTTGGTGTAGATTTGAATACAGCTTCTAAGGAACTTTTGACTTTCGTCTCTGGCATTACGCCCACGGTTGCTAACAACATTGTCACATACCGCAACCAGCACGGAGCCTTTAAAAATCGCCGGGAACTACTGAAGGTACCGAAGTTGGGGCCAAAGGCGTTTGAACAAGCAGCAGGTTTTCTCCGCATTCGCGGTGGTGAGAATCCTTTGGACAATACCGCCGTACATCCAGAGAGTTATTCGGTGGTGCAGGCGATCGCTAAAGATTTAGCTGTACCCTTACAACAGGTGACGCAAATTGCTGAAAAACTCAACAAGACAAACCTGAAAAAATACGTCACCGACACCGTAGGCGAACCAACACTACGCGACATCCTTAAAGAATTAGAAAAACCAGGTAGAGATCCCCGCGCTGAGTTTAAGTATGCCACCTTCCAAGAGGGAATTAAAGAGATTTCCGATTTGAAAGTAGGGATGGAATTAGAGGGGATAGTTACCAATGTCGCCAATTTTGGTGCATTTGTGGATATTGGTGTGCATCAGGATGGTTTGGTGCATATCTCCCAACTTGCTGACAGGTTTGTGGACGATCCAAAGAAAATCGTGAAGGTGGGACAGGTTGTGAAAGTAAGAGTGTTGGAAGTGAATGAGAAATTGAAGCGGATTGGTTTATCGATGAAGGGGGTGAAGCAGTAG
- a CDS encoding DUF6888 family protein: MNPTNEQTQGLYRLCYRLTNVIYPGWQYKSIELVRIDERTGRLYVLAGENLDFEIKPTGGYEP, translated from the coding sequence ATGAATCCAACAAATGAACAAACTCAGGGACTTTATCGATTGTGTTACCGACTCACTAACGTCATATATCCGGGATGGCAATATAAAAGTATTGAGCTTGTTCGCATAGACGAGAGGACTGGCAGGTTATACGTGCTAGCTGGAGAGAATTTGGATTTCGAGATCAAGCCTACGGGAGGATACGAGCCATGA